In Miscanthus floridulus cultivar M001 chromosome 19, ASM1932011v1, whole genome shotgun sequence, the DNA window GCTTGCCGAGTTCACCATGGACGGCAGCGGGGGCATGGATTTCTACGACGTCAGCCTGGTCGACGGGTACAACCTGCCGATGCTGGTGGCGCCGCAGGGCGCCGCTGCTGCCGCGGGGGGCAGCTGCGTGCCAACTGGATGTATGGTGGACCTCAACGGCGCGTGCCCCGCCGACCTGCGCGTGGCGtcgacgacggcgtcgtcgtcctccggtggcggcggcgtggcctGCAAGAGCGCGTGCGAGGCGTTCGGGTCGGCGCAGTACTGCTGCAACGGCGAGTACGGGAACCCCAGCACGTGCAAGCCGTCGGCGTACTCGCAGTTCTTCAAGAACGCGTGCCCCCGGGCGTACAGCTACGCGTACGACGACGCCACCTCCACCTTCACCTGCGCCGGCGGCGACACCACGTACGCCATCACCTTCTGCCCCAGCACAACCAGGTAAATACACATACGTTACGTACGTCATCACTTGCTACTGAAGCCGGGCTTGATCTCAGGTTTCTTCTCTTTTGAAGAAAATCTCAGGTTTCTTTTCTTGTTCGTGACTAGTGTAGTGTCACAAAAAAAGattcattttttttttaatttggtgTGCGTAAGCATGACTCTGCGAGACAAATTGCGTCAAACCAAAACACCTTTCTCCGTGGCTCCAGAAGCTAGAAGAAGGCAAGCACCAGCTCATCACCGTTTCTCAACAAAACAGGTCGGCAACAGACAGACCACACCGCACAAGGTGCTCGGTGCGCTCAGTTTAGTGACGCCTGACGCACACCGGTGAGGTCAGCCCGGCGGCCAGCCACCGCAACCGTGTCCGGCCGCGTCCATGGCCAGCCGTGTCGGCAGTCGGCAGCAACTGCGGTGCCGCCCGCCTGCCCACCCCCATATGCCGAGCGGCGCGTACGCGTCCGTCACACGTCCATGTCCACGTCCGCATCCCGCGAGTCAGCATCGATCAACCGCCGCTTGGGTGTTTTTGTTGGCCCCGGTGGACCACGAATTGATTGAGGTGTTGACCACACTGCCCTGTGTATACACGCCTCTTCCCGTCTTCCGTGTGATTTTTTTGGCATCATATGTTGTTTTCTGCACGAGCCCACGGCGTGACTATACATGGCCAAACGACGCGGCCCGGCCCTAACCGCACCCTGGCACGATTTGGCATGACACGAAAGGGCACGACACTATCAGGCACGACTGCGTGCCATGTTACTGCACACAGGTCGCAGCCCAGTGCCCGTGCCGACCTTGGCCCTATGCGCGAGGATGTCCGAGCCTCGCCGTCGCCGCACCGTGTACAAGCCTCGCTGTCGCCGCCCCACTTCACCTTCGAGCCTCACCATCACCACGCACCACCACCACGTGGCCCACTGCCGTCGCCGTGCCACGTGAGGCAGAGCGCGCCTCTGCCTGCGCAAGAAAGAGGTCGCACGAGTGGCTCCGCGAGGTGGAAAAGGCGAGAGGTGGCTAGGCGAGGCTGCGTGCCCGCGCAACGCCGCGAGGGGAGCAAGGTACTAAATAGAGGTTGTAGCGGCCGCAATAGCGAGACCGCTACGACGTAGCGGACTGGATTTAGTAAGTTGAAACATAGTGGGTCGCTATTTGAGTTAGCGGGCCGCGCTACAGCGGTCCATAATTCTTTGTAGCGGCCATGATAGCGTGGTATGGTATATAATAAATTAATAATCTTAGCCCACTTAAGATACACATGGTTGAATTGAGCATGAGAGCGATAAGGTTGTTATTTTTACTATAATAATGAATAATAATCTTATGAACTATTTATGCCTCTCAtaatctatttctttataaactcTGATATGTAGGATGACTTACATAAAACACCATGTTTTTTCAACATTTAAGTATGTGAAACCTCAGTTCATTGAGTACAATTAAATGTATATTTATACcaattattcatgatttatatgcTTAAATTTACACAATGATCATATGCCGCTATTGAAACTTAGCATCCGCAAATAGCACCCGCTGTCTGCGATCCGCTACCTCGACACCAACCCAATACAAAGAGGGCATGGGGATTCGTAAGATAGAGAGAGAGGCACGGTCACGCAGATTGAGGGAGAGGCGGCCAAGAGAGGGATCAGGATATGGGAGCTAGGGTTTAGGTTCTATTTATATACTCCTTTACATGCATCTAACGATTATTAATGTATCCGAGGTCATCCAATGGTGGAAAGTAATCGGGCCGCATTGTGCCGACCCAATTTCTGTGTTGTGCCTATGCCGGCACTGTGGGCCAAAGTCGCGGCCTAGGCGCGACACTACAACCGTGCCTGTGCCGGCACTGGCACTATGGGCCCCATGTCGTGCTATGCTGAGGCCATGCTTTCTCATGTCATGCCCGGGCCGGCCCAGCGGGCCTGTCCTGTTTGGCCATCTAGTCTATAGGCGTGACTAACATGCAATTTTCTTGAGTAACCTACAATTTTCCTCAAAATTGTCTCGATTCCATGCATTTCTCTCCTCTTCCTCTTGTTAGGCTACACTCCTCCCAAACCCTACCCGCGCCGACCCTATTCCTTGTTGCCCGTTTCTCTGGTGTCCTTCCTCCCATTCTCTCTATAGAATCAAGAAGAGAAGCTCAGGATTTCTGATCCTCCAAGATACAGGTTGATTAGACAATGAACTGGAGAGTCAATTGTACCATTGAAGTGTAATGAAGAGGATCTTTATGTCTTCGTTGTGGCTACTTCTCTCTCTAGGCTCAGTGTCCCCACGGGGACATCACCGATTTGCTCGAGCAGAAAGACagattattttttttctaaattacTTTATACCCATGCATATGAGCTCCTCTGTTAGAATCACTATGATGACTCTCCTGTCATAGTTAGGTTGCTACAGGGTTATTATTTGAGACATAGGATCCTAAATCTTTGTACTTGGTTTTAATGGTTTGACATACATGTGACTCATTATAGAAAAAACCTGTAGTTTCTCACTACCTTTGTGTGTTTTCCTATGTAACTGCAGCGTCAAAGCGGCCGGGGCGCAAGGAGGCCTGCCGCTGATGAACGCCACCATGGTGTACCTCGGCGGCGACCAGCTCGGATCCGCCACAGCCGCGGCACGGCTGCCGTCCGGCCACCACGAGGTCCTCATCGCCGTCGTGTCCCTTGCGCTAGCAGGTGCTCTGTACTGATCACAAGCTAGCCCCACTGCACAATGACGCGACGCCGGTCGCGGGACAGGCCACGAGACAATCGTGCTCCTGCACACTGGAAAATGCAGGACAGAAACGAGAAATGGACGCACCACCTGCCTGCCGGTGGTGCTCACACGGTGCTGCGAGATATATTGAGAGCCCCAGCAACGACAGTGTGATTCACCCGTGCCGAAAGAGACAGCTGCGATGCAAAATTGATTGAAAACATTATTGTGCATTTTCTTAGATATATATTTACACGATTATACGCATATATGGCAGTAGTTGATAGCTTCTTCCTTTTCTCACTTTTTCTGCAAGTTAGTGGATATAATACGAATATTTAGTGCACGGCCATAGAGGGGTCCCAGGTCGCAGTCGAGATGGGATTGTTGGAATTTTGTGGACGTGTACACGATAGAGACGAAATTTTGGCCGATGTAACTGGAATTCAGGATATATATAGGCCCTGTTTGATACTCTAGCTCGGCTAGAGGTTAGAGCTAGTTTGTAGCTCTAGACTAGCCCTGAACTAACTCTAGTCTAAGAGATGTTTGATGCAAGGGTTAGATTAACAATAAATGTACTTTTCTAATTATTTGGCTCATTTAAATCATCTTTCCAGCCGGATTTGGTGTGGCAGGCTCTTGTGTGGTATCCTCCTGCACACAAATGATACAAATACATTATTTTTAcaaatcaagcatccaaatcacaATAAATTTTAATTTGTCCATACATATGAGATGTATCACTCAAACTTACAAGTCCTCAATCAAGCTAAACAAAAAAATTACACTCCATGAAACAAAGCATGAGCTAAttcatcacggaaggcattcaTGTTGATATCTTCAACAAGAGGTTCATCTTAT includes these proteins:
- the LOC136529212 gene encoding thaumatin-like protein 1b, translating into MARAHHLALVSFVAALAASTGATSKSFTITNNCEHTVWPGILSSAGSAEMDTTGFALAPGESRAMSVPSGWSGRLWGRTLCSTSTDGAFSCVTGDCGSGKQDCAGGGAAPPATLAEFTMDGSGGMDFYDVSLVDGYNLPMLVAPQGAAAAAGGSCVPTGCMVDLNGACPADLRVASTTASSSSGGGGVACKSACEAFGSAQYCCNGEYGNPSTCKPSAYSQFFKNACPRAYSYAYDDATSTFTCAGGDTTYAITFCPSTTSVKAAGAQGGLPLMNATMVYLGGDQLGSATAAARLPSGHHEVLIAVVSLALAGALY